A section of the Maylandia zebra isolate NMK-2024a linkage group LG8, Mzebra_GT3a, whole genome shotgun sequence genome encodes:
- the LOC143419855 gene encoding uncharacterized protein LOC143419855, whose amino-acid sequence MKVAWAHVEETYPHITTIGCAAHTLNLLLKDIMALKTMDTLNKRVKQVLKYVKGKQVTSATFLSKQKLKNKSTTLKLPSITRWGGGVIMFDSLLKGKESLQEMAISQSVGIDSDIKKVILDDVFWVSRVSSSQKILKPISAAIAKIEGDGAILSDVQCLFAELKEEIQTILPTSLLLKAEETAVVKSLEQRREFCMKPVHAAAYMLDPKYDKGILSGEEINGAYAVITAMSDHLGLEKGKVLGSLAKYRTKQGLWKGDGIWQSCQHISAATWWKGLCESEALAPVASILLQIPPSSAASEHNWSLFGNTHTKVRNRLTNVRVEKLVGIRANLRLFEPDTEPSSTRLESDTEEEDSELDAEEVDMLLDDDEVQEESID is encoded by the coding sequence ATGAAGGTTGCCTGGGCACATGTGGAGGAGACCTACCCTCATATAACTACTATTGGCTGTGCAGCCCATACACTAAACCTTCTCCTAAAAGACATAATGGCACTAAAAACAATGGACACTCTGAATAAGAGAGTGAAGCAAGTTCTGAAATATGTTAAAGGCAAACAAGTAACTTCCGCTACATTTCTGTCAAAGCAAAAGTTAAAGAACAAGAGTACTACACTGAAGCTTCCCAGCATAACGCGATGGGGTGGTGGTGTTATCATGTTTGACAGCCTTCTGAAGGGAAAGGAGTCTCTGCAAGAGATGGCCATATCCCAGTCTGTAGGCATCGACAGTGACATCAAGAAGGTCATCTTGGATGATGTGTTCTGGGTATCTAGAGTATCTAGCAGTCAGAAAATCCTCAAACCTATTTCAGCAGCAATAGCGAAGATAGAGGGGGATGGTGCCATCTTGTCAGATGTCCAGTGCCTTTTTGCAGAACTCAAAGAAGAAATCCAGACAATTCTGCCCACTTCCCTACTACTGAAAGCAGAGGAAACGGCTGTGGTCAAGTCATTGGAACAGCGGAGGGAGTTCTgcatgaagccagtgcatgcagCAGCATACATGCTGGACCCCAAATATGACAAGGGCATACTTTCTGGGGAAGAGATCAACGGTGCCTATGCGGTCATTACAGCCATGTCTGACCACCTGGGTCTCGAGAAAGGCAAAGTTCTAGGCAGTTTGGCAAAGTATCGAACAAAGCAAGGCCTTTGGAAAGGGGATGGAATATGGCAGTCATGCCAGCACATATCTGCAGCCACCTGGTGGAAGGGACTATGTGAATCTGAGGCCCTTGCACCTGTAGCCTCCATTCTCCTCCAAATCCCACCATCATCAGCTGCCTCCGAGCACAACTGGTCACTGTTTGGGAACACCCACACAAAGGTTCGCAACAGGCTCACAAATGTGAGAGTGGAAAAGCTGGTCGGCATTCGGGCAAACCTACGGCTCTTTGAGCCTGACACAGAGCCATCCTCAACAAGGCTGGAAAGTGACACTGAAGAGGAAGACTCAGAGTTGGATGCTGAGGAAGTGGACATGTTGTTGGATGATGATGAGGTCCAGGAAGAGTCTATTGACTga